One part of the Papaver somniferum cultivar HN1 unplaced genomic scaffold, ASM357369v1 unplaced-scaffold_43, whole genome shotgun sequence genome encodes these proteins:
- the LOC113342549 gene encoding probable transcription factor KAN4 → MDWMASKLQGQFVAAVYKLGGIEKADADKILEVMNFPPGLTRKHVDIHLKEYRYIRVSPKGGNPSSKMPFDIEAEPICSVSNGYIDDADLWGMCGSF, encoded by the exons ATGGATTGGATGGCATCCAAACTTCAAGGCCAGTTTGTTGCAGCGGTTTACAAATTAGGAGGAATTGAAA AAGCTGATGCAGATAAAATTCTTGAAGTCATGAATTTCCCACCTGGACTTACCAGGAAACATGTTGACATTCACCTTAAG GAATACCGGTACATCCGTGTAAGTCCCAAGGGGGGGAACCCATCATCTAAGATGCCCTTTGATATAGAAGCCGAGCCCATTTGTTCTGTCTCAAATGGCTACATTGATGATGCCGATTTATGGGGAATG TGTGGCAGCTTTTAA